In Streptomyces sp. RFCAC02, the following proteins share a genomic window:
- a CDS encoding metal-dependent hydrolase: MSWAAHELESYLLHKHIKAPVSFLAILTGSLAPDMLTKLPVYGIRLGSLVIAPDRPWDYHRGWPGAGPTHSLMFGVVLGVLVLWLFRSRTWALGLFAGTTAHVLTDVFDSVGTMVFFPFTTQHYSAGMWAYAAQAGRYGDAAAYYGSLGLAWDLFWLALALLGFRVLRARYFFTEVVPSDPAWGWLRRRLHLSDRVLLACYRAYFVYGACRIVAWTLWARLVEGAPMDWSWGGPYWVDKVTLDPVAPTTLLAHTAVGATGLAVTLWLLWVLLVRRLWRAAGPAETGGTPVMGRQDAIVSGGWESRGSTETSGSPVPVADQSSSSGRGSA; the protein is encoded by the coding sequence ATGAGCTGGGCGGCGCACGAGCTGGAGAGCTACCTCCTGCACAAGCACATCAAGGCGCCCGTCTCGTTCCTCGCGATCCTCACCGGCTCGCTGGCGCCGGACATGCTGACCAAGCTGCCGGTGTACGGCATACGCCTCGGCAGCCTCGTCATCGCGCCGGACCGGCCGTGGGACTACCACCGGGGCTGGCCGGGCGCCGGACCGACGCACTCGCTGATGTTCGGCGTCGTCCTCGGGGTGCTCGTGCTGTGGCTGTTCCGCAGCCGAACGTGGGCGCTCGGCCTCTTCGCCGGGACGACCGCGCATGTACTCACCGACGTGTTCGACAGCGTCGGCACGATGGTGTTCTTCCCCTTCACCACCCAGCACTACAGCGCCGGCATGTGGGCGTACGCGGCCCAGGCCGGACGGTACGGGGACGCCGCCGCCTACTACGGCAGCCTCGGTCTCGCCTGGGACCTGTTCTGGCTCGCGCTCGCGCTGCTCGGCTTCCGCGTGCTGCGGGCACGGTACTTCTTCACCGAGGTGGTGCCGTCCGACCCCGCGTGGGGATGGCTGCGGCGCCGGCTGCACCTGTCCGACCGGGTGCTCCTCGCCTGCTACAGGGCGTACTTCGTCTACGGTGCGTGCCGCATCGTGGCATGGACGCTGTGGGCGCGGCTGGTCGAGGGGGCGCCGATGGACTGGTCCTGGGGCGGCCCGTACTGGGTGGACAAGGTGACGCTCGATCCGGTCGCGCCCACCACGCTGCTCGCCCACACGGCGGTCGGCGCCACCGGTCTCGCCGTCACGCTGTGGCTGCTGTGGGTGCTTCTCGTGCGGCGGCTGTGGCGTGCGGCGGGACCGGCGGAGACGGGCGGAACGCCCGTGATGGGGCGTCAGGACGCGATTGTCAGTGGTGGGTGGGAGAGTCGGGGATCGACGGAGACGTCCGGTTCGCCGGTCCCCGTCGCGGATCAGTCCAGTTCCTCGGGGAGGGGTTCGGCATGA
- a CDS encoding helix-turn-helix transcriptional regulator produces the protein MKADAVRGHLDGVLLAVLEDGPLHGYAIITAVQRRSGGALELRTGTVYPALARLERLGLLRSHWQTSAGERRRRAYELTGAGRQALAGERAAWREFTSAIGAVLTPGAPGPGLPA, from the coding sequence ATGAAGGCGGACGCGGTACGGGGGCACCTCGACGGCGTGCTGCTGGCGGTCCTGGAGGACGGCCCGCTGCACGGGTACGCGATCATCACGGCCGTCCAGCGGCGGAGCGGCGGCGCGCTGGAGCTGCGCACCGGCACGGTCTACCCGGCCCTGGCGCGGCTCGAGCGTCTCGGTCTCCTGCGCAGCCACTGGCAGACGTCGGCCGGCGAGCGCCGCCGCCGCGCCTACGAGCTGACCGGCGCGGGACGGCAGGCCCTGGCCGGGGAGCGGGCGGCGTGGCGGGAGTTCACGTCCGCCATCGGCGCCGTCCTGACCCCCGGCGCACCCGGTCCCGGGCTGCCCGCGTGA
- a CDS encoding YoaK family protein encodes MSAAPAPPAAPLPAAYPGALLVLTAAAGMVDAVSYLALDRVFTGNMTGNVLLLGFALAGADGLPVLHPLVAFAAFAAGAALTGRLVRRTGGVPRLPRVALFVLAGELCLAVLLAALWPGAGPGEPAATVLTAVLALMMGAQTAAVRPLGLTDLSTVVITSTLVSLVTGAGPGDRATVLRRAGALAAMTGGALLGALATTRADPRAALALTAVLITGALLLLLRARAADRARGRAPGALPGTRH; translated from the coding sequence GTGAGCGCCGCCCCCGCACCGCCCGCCGCCCCACTGCCCGCCGCGTACCCCGGCGCGCTGCTCGTGCTGACGGCCGCCGCCGGCATGGTGGACGCCGTCAGCTACCTCGCGCTCGACCGCGTGTTCACCGGCAACATGACGGGGAACGTCCTGCTCCTCGGCTTCGCCCTGGCCGGCGCCGACGGGCTCCCGGTACTGCATCCGCTGGTGGCGTTCGCCGCCTTCGCCGCCGGGGCCGCGCTGACGGGCCGGCTGGTGCGCCGCACGGGCGGCGTACCCCGGCTGCCGCGCGTCGCCCTGTTCGTGCTGGCCGGCGAGCTGTGCCTCGCCGTCCTCCTCGCGGCGCTGTGGCCCGGCGCAGGACCCGGCGAGCCGGCCGCCACGGTCCTGACGGCCGTGCTCGCGCTGATGATGGGCGCGCAGACGGCCGCCGTGCGCCCCCTCGGCCTCACCGACCTCAGCACCGTCGTCATCACCTCGACCCTCGTCTCCCTGGTGACGGGCGCGGGTCCCGGCGACCGGGCCACCGTGCTGCGACGCGCCGGCGCCCTCGCGGCCATGACCGGCGGCGCACTGCTCGGTGCCCTGGCCACCACCCGCGCCGATCCCCGCGCGGCGCTCGCGCTCACCGCCGTGCTCATCACCGGCGCCCTGCTGCTCCTCCTCCGCGCACGCGCCGCCGACCGCGCGCGGGGTCGTGCTCCCGGCGCGCTGCCCGGGACACGCCACTGA
- a CDS encoding AAA family ATPase, giving the protein MPVPPSSSPSAASPLEAERAHLAASRAALRAMRTETEALNIADVTANWVNAEVLAAEIEARIASLADLAGTPLFFGRLDFEHAIDEDGEHGRRFYIGRRHVHDGDGDPMVIDWRAPVSQAFYRATKADPQDVALRRRFGYDGGDLTAYEDEHLTDPAEGERASALLQREIERPRVGPMRDIVATIQPEQDELVRAPLSGTVCVQGAPGTGKTAVGLHRVAYLLYAHRERLARAGTLVIGPNSSFLRYIEQVLPTLGELEVRQTTVQDLVGRVEVRGTDTAEAAAVKGDARMAAVLRRAVWSGVRMPDEGVVVVRGSRRWRVAAERVAELVRELMERDIRYGAAREALPQRIAHLVLVQMEQAGEAPDDRVQNAVARTPAVKAAVKAALPPVDPAKLVLRLLTDAAFLAEQADGVLDADERRALLWDRAPRSVKSAPWSAADAVLVDEAHDLVERTPSLGHVVLDEAQDLSPMQYRAVGRRCSTGSATILGDIAQGTTPWATDSWAAALTHLGKPDGRVEELTQGFRVPRSVIAYASRLLPSIAPDLSEATSVRDAAGAFGIRQVAGVGDVVAACREFLEREGSVGLIAADTRAPALEQALKEAGLPCLTPGEETTSGARLTLVPASLAKGLEYDWVVLDEPAAVVAGEPDRRTGLRRLYVCLTRAVSGLTVTHAEPLPEELD; this is encoded by the coding sequence ATGCCCGTTCCCCCCTCGTCGTCCCCGTCCGCCGCGTCGCCCCTGGAGGCGGAGCGGGCGCACCTCGCCGCCTCCCGGGCGGCCCTGCGCGCCATGCGGACCGAGACGGAGGCCCTCAACATCGCCGACGTCACGGCGAACTGGGTCAACGCCGAAGTCCTCGCCGCGGAGATCGAGGCGCGCATCGCCTCCCTGGCCGACCTGGCGGGCACCCCGCTCTTCTTCGGCCGCCTCGACTTCGAGCACGCCATCGACGAGGACGGCGAGCACGGCCGCCGCTTCTACATCGGCCGCCGCCACGTCCACGACGGGGACGGCGACCCGATGGTGATCGACTGGCGCGCGCCGGTGTCGCAGGCGTTCTACCGGGCGACGAAGGCCGACCCGCAGGACGTGGCGCTGCGCCGCCGCTTCGGCTACGACGGCGGCGACCTGACGGCGTACGAGGACGAGCACCTGACCGACCCCGCCGAGGGCGAACGGGCGAGCGCCCTGCTCCAGCGGGAGATCGAGCGGCCCCGCGTCGGCCCGATGCGCGACATCGTGGCGACGATCCAGCCCGAGCAGGACGAGCTGGTCCGCGCGCCGCTCAGCGGCACGGTCTGCGTGCAGGGCGCCCCCGGCACCGGGAAGACGGCGGTCGGCCTGCACCGTGTCGCCTACCTGCTGTACGCGCACAGGGAGCGGCTGGCCCGCGCCGGCACGCTCGTGATCGGGCCGAACAGTTCGTTCCTCCGGTACATCGAGCAGGTCCTGCCGACGCTGGGCGAGCTGGAGGTGCGGCAGACCACGGTGCAGGACCTCGTCGGCCGCGTCGAGGTGCGCGGCACGGACACGGCGGAGGCGGCGGCGGTCAAGGGCGACGCGCGGATGGCGGCGGTGCTGAGGCGGGCCGTGTGGTCGGGCGTGCGGATGCCGGACGAGGGCGTCGTCGTGGTGCGGGGCTCGCGGCGGTGGCGCGTCGCCGCGGAGCGGGTGGCGGAGCTGGTGCGCGAGCTGATGGAGCGTGACATCCGCTACGGCGCGGCCCGCGAGGCGCTGCCGCAGCGGATCGCGCACCTGGTCCTCGTGCAGATGGAGCAGGCGGGCGAGGCCCCGGACGACCGCGTGCAGAACGCGGTGGCCCGCACGCCGGCCGTGAAGGCGGCGGTGAAGGCGGCGCTGCCCCCGGTCGATCCGGCGAAGCTGGTGCTGCGGCTGCTGACCGACGCGGCGTTCCTCGCGGAGCAGGCAGACGGTGTCCTCGACGCGGACGAGCGGCGCGCCCTGCTGTGGGACCGGGCGCCGCGGAGCGTGAAGTCGGCCCCCTGGTCGGCGGCGGACGCGGTGCTCGTGGACGAGGCGCACGACCTGGTGGAGCGCACGCCGTCCCTCGGCCATGTGGTGCTGGACGAGGCGCAGGACCTGTCGCCGATGCAGTACCGGGCGGTGGGGCGGCGGTGCAGCACGGGGTCGGCCACGATCCTCGGCGACATCGCGCAGGGCACCACGCCGTGGGCGACGGACAGTTGGGCGGCGGCGCTCACGCACCTCGGGAAGCCCGACGGCCGGGTCGAGGAGCTGACGCAGGGATTCCGCGTGCCGCGCTCGGTGATCGCGTACGCGTCGCGGCTGCTGCCGTCGATCGCGCCGGACCTGTCGGAGGCGACCTCGGTCCGTGACGCGGCCGGCGCGTTCGGGATCAGGCAGGTGGCGGGCGTCGGGGACGTGGTGGCGGCGTGCCGGGAGTTCCTGGAGCGGGAGGGCTCCGTCGGCCTGATCGCCGCGGACACCCGGGCGCCGGCGCTGGAGCAGGCGCTGAAGGAGGCCGGGCTGCCCTGCCTCACGCCGGGCGAGGAGACGACGTCGGGCGCGCGGCTGACGCTCGTCCCCGCGTCGCTCGCGAAGGGTCTGGAGTACGACTGGGTGGTGCTGGACGAGCCGGCGGCCGTGGTGGCCGGCGAGCCGGACCGCCGCACGGGCCTGCGGCGCCTGTACGTCTGCCTGACGCGCGCCGTTTCCGGCCTGACGGTCACTCATGCCGAACCCCTCCCCGAGGAACTGGACTGA
- a CDS encoding permease prefix domain 1-containing protein, whose amino-acid sequence MTPRDAVDEAGEAADRYAAALDAALLGPPRAKARLVGEIRDGLADTVAGHLRRGLPRGHATRAALHEFGAPADLVPDCQRELTAAQIRRTAVSAAAVLPVLVLCALLAARTPGGGAHRPLSVVLLTVTAAVVAALAAATLAVVTGPVARRVRTPRGLPLAVAWTGTAAAVTLGITSLLLAAGAVVAGDWPRAAAAGALTAASHAVLASSARACRRCARLASRPVPADSA is encoded by the coding sequence GTGACCCCGCGGGACGCCGTGGACGAGGCCGGCGAGGCGGCCGACCGGTACGCCGCCGCGCTCGACGCCGCCCTCCTCGGCCCGCCGCGCGCCAAGGCCCGCCTCGTCGGCGAGATCAGGGACGGCCTCGCGGACACGGTGGCCGGTCACCTGCGCCGGGGCCTGCCGCGCGGGCACGCCACCCGCGCCGCGCTGCACGAGTTCGGCGCCCCCGCCGACCTCGTCCCCGACTGCCAGCGGGAGCTGACCGCCGCCCAGATCCGCCGCACGGCCGTGTCCGCGGCGGCCGTCCTGCCCGTGCTCGTCCTGTGCGCGCTGCTGGCCGCCCGGACCCCGGGGGGCGGCGCGCACCGTCCGCTCTCCGTCGTCCTCCTGACCGTGACCGCGGCCGTGGTCGCGGCGCTCGCGGCGGCCACCCTGGCCGTCGTCACCGGCCCGGTCGCACGCCGTGTGCGCACCCCGCGCGGGCTCCCGCTCGCCGTCGCGTGGACGGGGACCGCAGCCGCCGTCACCCTGGGGATCACGTCCCTGCTGCTCGCCGCCGGCGCGGTCGTGGCCGGCGACTGGCCCCGCGCGGCGGCGGCCGGCGCGCTCACCGCCGCGTCGCACGCCGTCCTCGCGTCGTCCGCCCGTGCCTGCCGCCGCTGCGCCCGCCTCGCCTCGCGCCCCGTCCCGGCGGACAGCGCCTAA
- a CDS encoding metal-dependent phosphohydrolase — protein sequence MAATPPPDSPPSDQEAALLRRFTALPGNAGPAGERLGRELLARWAEPHRRYHTTAHLAAVLGRLDELAGHPTDPIAVELAAWFHDAIYDPYSPDNEEMSARLAEDLLGAGRRAAEVARLVRLTAGHDPDPDDRNGAALCDADLAVLAGSPEQYAAYAAAVRQEYAYVDDDAFREGRADVLRRLLALPSLFHTPYAGEHWEPAARFNLRGELQLLTA from the coding sequence ATGGCCGCCACCCCTCCCCCGGACTCCCCGCCCTCCGACCAGGAGGCGGCGCTGCTCCGCCGCTTCACCGCCCTCCCCGGGAACGCAGGACCCGCCGGCGAACGCCTCGGCCGCGAGCTCCTCGCCCGCTGGGCCGAACCCCACCGCCGCTACCACACGACCGCCCACCTGGCCGCCGTCCTCGGTCGCCTCGACGAGCTGGCCGGTCACCCCACCGATCCGATCGCCGTGGAGCTGGCCGCCTGGTTCCACGACGCGATCTACGACCCGTACTCGCCGGACAACGAGGAGATGAGCGCCCGCCTCGCCGAGGACCTCCTCGGTGCCGGGCGCCGCGCCGCCGAGGTCGCGCGGCTCGTACGCCTCACCGCCGGGCACGACCCGGACCCGGACGACCGCAACGGCGCCGCGCTCTGCGACGCCGACCTCGCCGTCCTGGCGGGCTCACCGGAGCAGTACGCGGCGTACGCGGCGGCCGTGCGCCAGGAGTACGCGTACGTGGACGACGACGCGTTCCGCGAGGGCCGCGCCGACGTGCTGCGCCGCCTCCTCGCGCTGCCCTCGCTGTTCCACACGCCCTACGCCGGTGAGCACTGGGAGCCGGCGGCACGCTTCAATCTGCGGGGTGAGCTGCAGCTTCTGACCGCCTGA